In a genomic window of Saccharothrix sp. HUAS TT1:
- a CDS encoding dynamin family protein has product MSTLPQVVRQTREKLTNLVRSLDPSAASFVEGRRAGPASVVVVGETNRGKSSLVNALLATPGLSPVDAEVATATYLVFRHGEEWSARACYAGSMSPVPFDRSEIVNWVSAAHELPEGMLPPRHVEVDAPIPLLERLSVVDTPGVGGLDSAHGELAAEAAATATALLFVVDASAPFTRGELDFLRTVGERVETVVFALTKVDQYRGWRQVLEADQALLAEHAPRFRGAVFHPVSSRVFELAAKAPNPDAAAMLRERSGIGALQEALQELVVGRAAMLGEANGLRALATVLDELIARSEADKRALSSGEEEAETLRDRRDELNSQRRSSTRSWQVRLRGEVQRARVEGSHEVSRQMRDVQAWFRTAIDSASRERLATLPQEVDAALQVVSGRISAGLAVRLTKVADSALADLFSAEELAVIRGQFARGATPPVVLRPPEKRAPTAEDKLLVFMGVSGGLGAGRLAALPLAGLGVAALNPVVLPVTIVLGLGAGWWMARTRKHSADKQHLKQWLSDAIADARSTVDQLVAEQLIEAEQQLSLALDDALGKRVDAIEAELREVDKALRMEAGERTRALQAVTRRVAELTAGRLKVDELLARIRAVRDRDRV; this is encoded by the coding sequence ATGAGCACCCTCCCGCAGGTGGTCCGGCAGACCAGGGAGAAGCTGACGAACCTGGTCCGCTCGCTCGACCCGTCCGCCGCGTCGTTCGTGGAGGGGCGGCGGGCCGGCCCGGCGTCGGTGGTGGTCGTCGGCGAGACGAACCGCGGCAAGAGCTCGCTGGTCAACGCCCTGCTGGCGACACCGGGCCTGTCACCGGTCGACGCCGAGGTGGCGACCGCGACGTACCTGGTGTTCCGGCACGGCGAGGAGTGGTCGGCCCGCGCCTGCTACGCCGGGTCGATGTCGCCGGTGCCGTTCGACCGGTCCGAGATCGTGAACTGGGTGTCGGCGGCGCACGAGCTGCCCGAGGGCATGCTGCCGCCGCGCCACGTCGAGGTCGACGCGCCGATCCCGCTGCTCGAACGGCTGTCCGTGGTGGACACGCCGGGCGTCGGCGGGCTCGACTCGGCGCACGGCGAGCTGGCCGCCGAGGCCGCCGCCACCGCGACCGCGCTGCTGTTCGTGGTGGACGCCTCGGCCCCGTTCACCCGCGGTGAGCTGGACTTCCTGCGCACGGTCGGCGAGCGCGTCGAGACCGTGGTGTTCGCGCTGACCAAGGTCGACCAGTACCGCGGCTGGCGGCAGGTGCTGGAGGCCGACCAGGCGCTGCTGGCCGAGCACGCGCCGCGGTTCCGGGGCGCGGTGTTCCACCCGGTGTCGTCAAGGGTGTTCGAGCTGGCGGCCAAGGCGCCGAACCCGGACGCGGCGGCGATGCTGCGCGAGCGGTCCGGGATCGGCGCGCTGCAGGAGGCGTTGCAGGAGCTGGTGGTCGGCCGGGCGGCGATGCTCGGCGAGGCCAACGGGCTGCGCGCGCTGGCGACCGTGCTGGACGAGCTGATCGCGCGCAGCGAGGCGGACAAGCGCGCGCTGTCGTCCGGCGAGGAGGAAGCGGAGACGCTGCGCGACCGGCGCGACGAGCTGAACTCGCAGCGCCGCTCGTCGACGCGCAGCTGGCAGGTGCGGCTGCGCGGCGAGGTGCAGCGGGCCAGGGTGGAGGGCTCGCACGAGGTCAGCAGGCAGATGCGGGACGTGCAGGCGTGGTTCCGCACGGCCATCGACTCGGCGTCGCGCGAGCGGCTGGCGACGTTGCCGCAGGAGGTGGACGCGGCGCTGCAGGTGGTGTCCGGCCGGATCAGCGCCGGGTTGGCCGTGCGGCTGACCAAGGTCGCCGACTCGGCGCTGGCCGACCTGTTCTCGGCGGAGGAGCTGGCGGTGATCCGGGGCCAGTTCGCGCGCGGCGCGACCCCGCCGGTCGTGCTGCGGCCACCAGAGAAGCGGGCGCCGACCGCCGAGGACAAGCTGCTGGTGTTCATGGGCGTGTCCGGCGGCCTGGGCGCGGGCCGGCTGGCCGCGCTGCCGCTGGCCGGGCTCGGGGTGGCGGCGCTGAACCCGGTCGTGCTGCCGGTGACCATCGTGCTCGGCCTGGGCGCGGGCTGGTGGATGGCGCGGACCAGGAAGCACTCGGCCGACAAGCAGCACCTCAAGCAGTGGCTGTCGGACGCCATCGCGGACGCCAGGTCCACTGTGGACCAGCTGGTGGCCGAGCAGCTGATCGAGGCCGAGCAGCAGCTGTCGCTGGCGCTGGACGACGCGCTCGGCAAGCGGGTCGACGCGATCGAGGCGGAGCTGCGCGAGGTCGACAAGGCGCTGCGCATGGAAGCGGGCGAACGCACCCGCGCGCTGCAGGCCGTCACGCGCCGGGTGGCCGAGCTGACCGCCGGCCGGCTGAAGGTGGACGAACTCCTGGCCCGCATCCGCGCCGTCCGCGACCGCGACCGCGTGTGA
- a CDS encoding Imm1 family immunity protein translates to MKIDSDDAGGVWVARCESWEPPADAPPLYIDKAVMTEFPRHAVLPLDLWREALHEFMRTGRRPTCVEWDVSAVY, encoded by the coding sequence GTGAAGATCGATTCCGACGATGCCGGCGGGGTGTGGGTAGCCCGGTGCGAGAGCTGGGAACCGCCTGCCGACGCGCCGCCCTTGTACATCGACAAAGCGGTGATGACCGAGTTCCCGAGGCACGCCGTGCTGCCGCTGGACCTCTGGCGGGAGGCGTTGCACGAGTTCATGCGTACCGGCCGGCGCCCGACGTGCGTCGAGTGGGACGTGTCGGCCGTCTACTGA
- a CDS encoding DUF397 domain-containing protein, protein MTTRDTGWFKSTHSSGGSNACVEVRLAPTTVGVRDSKNPDGPRFSFTSRAWSSFLARLADRQ, encoded by the coding sequence GTGACCACGCGCGACACGGGCTGGTTCAAGAGCACTCACAGCTCTGGCGGCAGCAACGCTTGCGTCGAGGTGCGGTTGGCCCCGACCACCGTGGGCGTGCGGGACTCCAAGAACCCCGACGGGCCGCGCTTCTCGTTCACGTCCCGCGCCTGGTCCTCGTTCCTCGCCCGCCTCGCCGACCGTCAGTAG
- a CDS encoding helix-turn-helix domain-containing protein — protein MALARQTIERLQLGLELTRLRNQAKKSQGEAGAAIGRTPGRVSQVENGRGGLGAEELTKLLDFYGARGRERETILALGAAARRRAPRRGYVDNLPEPFQRLAELQAAADSIHWYECGVIPGLVQSKDYVRAIMALSNSIYWPDSEAETAERIAFRLDHQRRVLETGEPKRIGIVFTEDSLDNVVGDASVMRGQVLHLLQLLERRVDIRIVPKGTANNPALGGGLVVLDFPQATPVGFASVLHGPATYYDQAEDVEPIQRIFSRVEELALSRADTRALLIERIKEGT, from the coding sequence ATGGCGCTGGCGCGGCAGACCATCGAGCGCCTTCAGCTCGGGCTCGAACTCACGCGGCTGCGCAACCAGGCGAAGAAGTCCCAGGGCGAGGCCGGCGCGGCGATCGGCCGCACTCCCGGCCGGGTCAGCCAGGTCGAGAACGGCCGAGGCGGGCTGGGTGCGGAGGAGCTGACCAAGCTGCTCGACTTCTACGGCGCGCGGGGTCGGGAGCGGGAGACCATCCTCGCCCTCGGGGCCGCTGCCCGGCGCCGGGCTCCGCGTCGGGGTTACGTCGACAACCTGCCGGAACCCTTCCAACGGCTGGCCGAGCTGCAGGCCGCCGCCGACAGCATCCACTGGTACGAGTGCGGGGTGATCCCCGGCTTGGTCCAGTCGAAGGACTACGTCCGGGCGATCATGGCCCTGTCCAACTCGATCTACTGGCCCGACTCCGAGGCGGAGACCGCCGAGCGCATCGCGTTCCGCCTGGACCACCAGCGACGGGTGCTCGAAACCGGCGAGCCCAAGCGGATCGGGATCGTCTTCACCGAGGACTCGCTGGACAACGTGGTCGGTGACGCCTCGGTGATGCGCGGGCAGGTCCTGCACCTGCTCCAACTCCTGGAGCGGCGGGTGGACATCCGGATCGTGCCGAAGGGGACCGCCAACAACCCGGCACTCGGCGGTGGGCTGGTGGTGCTGGACTTCCCCCAGGCCACACCGGTGGGCTTCGCGTCGGTTCTGCACGGCCCCGCCACCTACTACGATCAAGCCGAGGACGTCGAGCCGATCCAGCGGATCTTCAGCCGGGTCGAGGAGCTGGCGCTGAGTCGAGCGGACACCCGAGCACTGCTGATCGAACGGATCAAGGAGGGCACGTGA
- a CDS encoding GNAT family N-acetyltransferase yields MVIRPLTADDVATVVEFSLRAWAPVFDSFRAVLGKPIYEALFPDWVSSQAKAVEDVCRDDATAVWVADLRGRAVGFVAVRVGDGEIHMLAVDPDHQRRGIGSALTERAVDHLREAGVTLAVVGTGGDPGHAAARRTYERAGFTPFPQVQYYRRLDGPNPLRHN; encoded by the coding sequence ATGGTCATCCGCCCGCTGACGGCCGACGACGTCGCCACCGTCGTGGAGTTCTCGCTGCGCGCTTGGGCTCCTGTGTTCGACTCGTTCCGCGCCGTCCTGGGCAAGCCGATCTACGAGGCGCTGTTCCCGGACTGGGTGTCGAGCCAGGCGAAGGCCGTCGAGGACGTCTGCCGGGACGACGCGACAGCCGTGTGGGTGGCCGACCTGCGGGGCCGCGCCGTCGGGTTCGTGGCGGTCCGCGTGGGTGACGGCGAGATCCACATGCTGGCCGTCGACCCCGACCACCAGCGACGGGGGATCGGGTCGGCGCTCACCGAGCGCGCCGTCGACCACCTGCGCGAGGCCGGTGTCACGCTGGCGGTCGTGGGGACCGGTGGCGACCCCGGGCACGCGGCGGCCCGCCGCACCTACGAACGCGCGGGCTTCACGCCGTTCCCCCAGGTCCAGTACTACCGGCGGCTGGACGGGCCGAATCCGTTGCGGCACAACTGA
- a CDS encoding phosphoenolpyruvate carboxykinase (GTP), protein MTAVTIPGLDQAPTDHPRLLSWVREVAELTCPDEVVWADGSQDEWDRLTAKLVDAGTFVPLKKKPNSFWAASDPTDVARVEERTFICSVDPQDAGPTNNWMDPAEMKGIMTELYRGCMRGRTMYVIPFCMGPLDAEKPMLGVEITDSEYVVVSMHIMTRMGTKALKRFGDDAEFVQALHSIGAPLEPGQDDVPWPCNETKYITQFPEERMIWSFGSGYGGNALLGKKCYSLRIASVMARDEGWLAEHMLILKLTSPEQKAYYIAAAFPSACGKTNLAMLEPTIPGWKVETLGDDIAWMRFGEDGRLYAVNPENGFFGVAPGTDYHTNPNAMRTIEKGNSLFTNVALTDDGDVWWEGMGEPPAHLTSWKKQDWAPGGEELSSHPNSRYCTPISQCDIKAPEWEDPKGVPISAIFFGGRRATTIPLITESRDWQHGVFMGATLSSETTAAAVGKTGVVRRDPMAMLPFIGYHAGDYFQHWIDTGKSADADKLPKVFYVNWFRRGEDKRFLWPGFGENSRVLKWAVERLEGKAAAVETPIGHVPTAGELDLDGLDASREDVEAALAFDADEWRAELPMIEEWFAKIGEKVPTSLRDELEALRLRLG, encoded by the coding sequence ATGACGGCAGTGACCATTCCCGGTCTCGACCAGGCACCCACCGACCACCCGCGCCTGCTCTCCTGGGTGCGCGAGGTCGCCGAGCTGACCTGCCCCGATGAGGTGGTGTGGGCCGATGGTTCCCAGGACGAGTGGGACCGGCTCACCGCCAAACTGGTGGACGCGGGCACCTTCGTCCCGCTGAAGAAGAAACCCAACTCGTTCTGGGCGGCGTCCGACCCGACCGACGTGGCGCGGGTCGAGGAGCGCACCTTCATCTGCTCGGTGGACCCGCAGGACGCGGGCCCGACGAACAACTGGATGGATCCCGCCGAGATGAAGGGGATCATGACCGAGCTGTACCGCGGGTGCATGCGCGGTCGGACGATGTACGTGATCCCGTTCTGCATGGGCCCGCTGGACGCGGAGAAGCCGATGCTGGGCGTCGAGATCACCGACTCCGAGTACGTCGTCGTCTCGATGCACATCATGACCCGCATGGGCACGAAGGCGCTGAAGCGATTCGGCGACGACGCCGAGTTCGTCCAGGCGCTGCACTCGATCGGCGCGCCGCTGGAGCCGGGCCAGGACGACGTGCCGTGGCCCTGCAACGAGACGAAGTACATCACGCAGTTCCCCGAGGAGCGGATGATCTGGTCGTTCGGCTCGGGTTACGGCGGCAACGCGCTGCTGGGCAAGAAGTGCTACTCGCTGCGCATCGCCTCGGTGATGGCGCGCGACGAGGGCTGGCTGGCCGAGCACATGCTGATCCTCAAGCTGACCTCGCCGGAGCAGAAGGCGTACTACATCGCGGCGGCGTTCCCCAGCGCCTGCGGCAAGACCAACCTCGCCATGCTGGAGCCGACCATCCCCGGCTGGAAGGTCGAGACCCTGGGCGACGACATCGCCTGGATGCGGTTCGGCGAGGACGGCCGGCTGTACGCGGTCAACCCGGAGAACGGCTTCTTCGGCGTCGCGCCGGGCACCGACTACCACACCAACCCCAACGCGATGCGCACCATCGAGAAGGGGAACTCGCTGTTCACGAACGTCGCGCTGACCGACGACGGCGACGTGTGGTGGGAGGGCATGGGCGAGCCGCCCGCGCACCTGACCTCGTGGAAGAAGCAGGACTGGGCGCCGGGCGGCGAGGAGCTGTCGTCGCACCCGAACTCCCGCTACTGCACGCCGATCTCGCAGTGCGACATCAAGGCGCCGGAGTGGGAGGACCCGAAGGGCGTGCCGATCTCGGCCATCTTCTTCGGCGGTCGCCGCGCCACCACGATCCCGCTGATCACCGAGTCCCGCGACTGGCAGCACGGCGTGTTCATGGGCGCGACGCTGTCCAGCGAGACGACCGCCGCCGCCGTCGGCAAGACCGGCGTGGTGCGCCGCGACCCGATGGCGATGCTGCCGTTCATCGGGTACCACGCCGGTGACTACTTCCAGCACTGGATCGACACCGGCAAGTCGGCCGACGCCGACAAGCTGCCGAAGGTCTTCTACGTCAACTGGTTCCGCCGCGGCGAGGACAAGCGGTTCCTGTGGCCCGGGTTCGGCGAGAACTCGCGCGTGCTGAAGTGGGCCGTCGAGCGCCTGGAGGGCAAGGCCGCCGCGGTCGAGACGCCGATCGGCCACGTGCCGACCGCGGGCGAGCTGGACCTGGACGGGCTGGACGCGTCGCGCGAGGACGTCGAGGCGGCGCTCGCGTTCGACGCGGACGAGTGGCGGGCCGAGCTCCCGATGATCGAGGAGTGGTTCGCCAAGATCGGCGAGAAGGTGCCGACCTCGCTGCGCGACGAGCTGGAGGCGCTGCGCCTGCGGCTCGGCTGA
- a CDS encoding septum formation family protein, with protein MEGWRAAVVALSALVLAACTTPVAGVPDAAVVRPSLTPTPDLLPKAGQCTDTGLEVLDCATGHEAEVTEVGVLEGLGDAYPDDRDLRRAVLPACRAALTAYLGSPDHDATRLRAHAFWPSRDGWARGDRWRVCAVVELKPDGGRVRRESSARDLLKAAGFGTVQLCATASPGAAEDPGITACDQPHRAEAVPGVLALGGHRDPAPSVEQVNAAAAEHCGRAVTNYVGARREDVFASWRAFGSQAWSEGYTSAICYAEAVRPFTGRLWGLGANPLPG; from the coding sequence GTGGAGGGCTGGCGGGCGGCGGTCGTGGCACTGTCCGCGCTGGTGCTCGCCGCCTGCACGACCCCGGTCGCGGGCGTCCCGGACGCCGCGGTCGTCCGGCCGTCCCTCACCCCGACCCCCGACCTGCTGCCGAAGGCGGGCCAGTGCACGGACACCGGCCTGGAGGTGCTGGACTGCGCGACCGGGCACGAGGCCGAGGTGACCGAGGTCGGCGTGCTGGAAGGGCTCGGCGACGCGTACCCGGACGACCGCGACCTGCGCCGGGCCGTCCTGCCCGCGTGCCGGGCGGCGCTCACCGCGTACCTCGGCAGCCCCGACCACGACGCCACCCGCCTGCGGGCGCACGCGTTCTGGCCGAGCCGGGACGGGTGGGCCAGGGGCGACCGCTGGCGGGTGTGCGCGGTGGTGGAGCTGAAGCCGGACGGCGGCCGGGTGCGGCGCGAGAGCAGCGCCAGGGACCTGCTCAAGGCGGCCGGGTTCGGCACCGTGCAGCTGTGCGCGACCGCGTCGCCGGGGGCGGCCGAGGACCCCGGGATCACCGCCTGCGACCAGCCGCACCGGGCCGAGGCCGTGCCGGGTGTGCTCGCGCTCGGTGGTCACCGCGACCCCGCGCCGTCGGTCGAGCAGGTGAACGCCGCGGCGGCCGAGCACTGCGGCAGGGCCGTGACGAACTACGTCGGCGCGCGGCGCGAGGACGTCTTCGCGTCGTGGCGCGCGTTCGGCAGCCAGGCGTGGTCCGAGGGCTACACGTCGGCGATCTGCTACGCCGAGGCGGTCCGCCCGTTCACCGGCAGGCTGTGGGGGCTGGGCGCCAACCCGCTGCCGGGCTGA
- a CDS encoding GntR family transcriptional regulator gives MTTAQADGWLNALAKERGDLDRSSTAERVADKLRAGVLDGGIKPGQQLNEKALGEALRVSRNTLREAFRLLTHERLLVHEYSKGVFVRRPDVPDVVDLYAARRVIECGAIRRWPDVDEDARQAVRDAVALGLSCRERDDWTGVGTANVKFHRAITALAGSARLDEEVERLLAELRLAFHVMGDHEEFYRDYLALNQSIVDRLDAGEVRQAEEALLTYFDRAEQHLVTGLR, from the coding sequence ATGACGACGGCTCAGGCGGACGGCTGGCTCAACGCCCTGGCGAAGGAGCGCGGCGACCTCGACCGCTCCAGCACCGCCGAGCGGGTCGCGGACAAGCTGCGGGCCGGCGTCCTCGACGGCGGCATCAAGCCCGGCCAGCAGCTCAACGAGAAGGCCCTCGGCGAAGCGCTCCGGGTCTCCCGCAACACCCTGCGCGAGGCGTTCCGGCTGCTCACCCACGAACGCCTGTTGGTGCACGAGTACAGCAAGGGCGTCTTCGTCCGCCGCCCCGACGTGCCCGACGTGGTCGACCTCTACGCCGCCCGCCGCGTCATCGAGTGCGGCGCGATCCGCCGCTGGCCGGACGTGGACGAGGACGCGCGCCAGGCCGTCCGCGACGCCGTCGCGCTCGGACTGTCCTGCCGGGAGCGGGACGACTGGACCGGCGTCGGCACCGCGAACGTCAAGTTCCACCGGGCCATCACCGCGCTGGCCGGCAGCGCCCGGCTGGACGAGGAGGTCGAGCGCCTGCTCGCCGAGCTCCGGCTGGCCTTCCACGTGATGGGCGACCACGAGGAGTTCTACCGCGACTACCTGGCCCTGAACCAGTCCATCGTGGACCGCCTGGACGCGGGCGAGGTTCGGCAGGCCGAAGAAGCTTTGCTGACCTACTTCGACCGCGCCGAGCAGCACCTGGTCACCGGCCTGCGGTGA
- a CDS encoding DUF3311 domain-containing protein, whose translation MSSARKSSLRWSNWNLLLLVPLLMLITTWFNFDEPRVLGLPFFYWYQFAWVPVGVLCVGLVYVKTKDEPVVKGKPDLLGVDDLDEGAK comes from the coding sequence ATGTCGTCTGCTCGAAAATCCAGCCTCCGCTGGAGCAACTGGAACCTGCTCCTGCTGGTTCCGCTGCTCATGCTCATCACGACCTGGTTCAACTTCGACGAGCCGAGGGTCCTGGGGCTGCCGTTCTTCTACTGGTACCAGTTCGCCTGGGTCCCGGTCGGGGTGCTGTGCGTCGGCCTGGTCTACGTCAAGACCAAGGACGAACCCGTCGTCAAGGGCAAGCCGGACCTGCTGGGCGTCGATGACCTGGACGAGGGGGCCAAGTAA
- the mctP gene encoding monocarboxylate uptake permease MctP, whose product MQWTELVVFSALFLLVTVLGFVAAKWKAGDTLDHLDEWGLGGRKFGSWITWFLVGGDLYTAYTFVAVPALVFGAGALGFYALPYTIVLYPIVFLPLVRMWSVSRVHGYVTPADFVRGRYGSHWLALLVAVTGIVATMPYIALQLVGLEAVLRTMGLNGSGILGHLPLFIAFVILALYTYQSGLRAPALIAFVKDTLIYIVILVAVIYLPSKFGGWGAIFDTAQAKYTASENKADGILLNANNQLQYATLALGSALALFLYPHSLTGILASRGRNVIKRNMVALPAYSLLLGLLAMLGFVAISAGVKPITNQATGRPDTNTIVPVLFGQEFPSWFAGVAYAAIAIGALVPAAIMSIAAANLWTRNIYKEYMKKDATPAQEAKQAKLASLVVKFGAVAFIVFIDPQFSIDLQLMGGVMILQTLPAVAIALYTRWFHVYGLIAGWVAGMGYGMWLLYNIGNPAIGKAHFAGSALPLGKLSVFGWHPFEGSTVQIYAGALAIVVNLLVAVIVTLILKKARVFNGTDQTQADDYHVDEDSDRVKPIASAH is encoded by the coding sequence ATGCAGTGGACCGAGTTGGTGGTGTTCAGCGCGCTGTTCCTGCTGGTCACCGTGCTGGGCTTCGTCGCGGCGAAGTGGAAGGCGGGCGACACCCTCGACCACCTGGACGAGTGGGGCCTCGGCGGCCGCAAGTTCGGCTCCTGGATCACCTGGTTCCTGGTCGGCGGTGACCTGTACACCGCCTACACGTTCGTGGCGGTGCCCGCACTGGTGTTCGGCGCGGGCGCGCTCGGCTTCTACGCGCTGCCCTACACGATCGTGTTGTACCCGATCGTGTTCCTGCCGCTGGTGCGCATGTGGTCGGTGTCCCGCGTGCACGGCTACGTGACGCCGGCGGACTTCGTCCGCGGCCGGTACGGCTCGCACTGGCTCGCGCTGCTGGTGGCGGTCACCGGCATCGTCGCCACGATGCCCTACATCGCGCTGCAGCTGGTCGGCCTGGAGGCCGTGCTGCGCACGATGGGCCTCAACGGCTCCGGCATCCTCGGCCACCTGCCGCTGTTCATCGCGTTCGTGATCCTCGCGCTCTACACCTACCAGTCGGGCCTGCGCGCGCCCGCGCTGATCGCGTTCGTCAAGGACACGCTGATCTACATCGTCATCCTGGTCGCGGTGATCTACCTGCCGTCGAAGTTCGGCGGCTGGGGCGCGATCTTCGACACCGCCCAGGCGAAGTACACCGCGTCGGAGAACAAGGCCGACGGCATCCTCCTCAACGCCAACAACCAGCTCCAGTACGCGACGCTCGCGCTGGGCTCGGCGCTGGCGCTGTTCCTCTACCCGCACTCGCTGACCGGCATCCTGGCCTCGCGCGGCCGCAACGTGATCAAGCGGAACATGGTCGCGCTGCCCGCGTACTCGCTGCTGCTCGGCCTGCTGGCGATGCTGGGCTTCGTCGCCATCAGCGCGGGCGTCAAGCCGATCACCAACCAGGCCACCGGCCGCCCGGACACCAACACCATCGTGCCGGTGCTGTTCGGCCAGGAGTTCCCGAGCTGGTTCGCCGGCGTCGCGTACGCGGCCATCGCGATCGGCGCCCTGGTGCCCGCGGCGATCATGTCGATCGCGGCGGCCAACCTGTGGACGCGCAACATCTACAAGGAGTACATGAAGAAGGACGCCACGCCGGCGCAGGAGGCCAAGCAGGCCAAGCTGGCGTCGCTGGTGGTGAAGTTCGGCGCGGTCGCGTTCATCGTGTTCATCGACCCGCAGTTCTCCATCGACCTCCAGCTCATGGGCGGTGTGATGATCCTGCAGACGCTGCCCGCGGTGGCCATCGCGCTGTACACGCGCTGGTTCCACGTGTACGGCCTCATCGCGGGCTGGGTCGCCGGCATGGGCTACGGCATGTGGCTGCTGTACAACATCGGCAACCCGGCCATCGGCAAGGCGCACTTCGCCGGTTCCGCGCTGCCGCTGGGCAAGCTGTCGGTGTTCGGCTGGCACCCGTTCGAGGGCTCCACCGTGCAGATCTACGCGGGCGCGCTCGCCATCGTGGTGAACCTGCTGGTCGCCGTCATCGTGACGCTGATCCTGAAGAAGGCCCGGGTGTTCAACGGGACCGACCAGACGCAGGCCGACGACTACCACGTGGACGAGGACAGCGACCGGGTCAAGCCGATCGCCTCCGCGCACTAG
- a CDS encoding ROK family protein, with the protein MTDLVLALDVGGTKVAGALVERGGAVRRAVRAPTPLGSAEETWGAVASVVEQVLRGEGVAGVGIASAGPVDLGAGTVSPINVPGWRGFPLRDRVSELLPGVPVELAGDGACMALGEHWLGAGRGSRFMLGLVVSTGVGGGLVLGGRPFGGRTGNAGHVGHVVVEPDGEPCACGGRGCAEAVAGGPRLVAWARRHGWQAPDDADAALLAAAAGAGEEIPRAAFERAGRAVGLAIAATAAVVDLDLAVVGGGVAQAGDLLLDPIRRTVADHCGLSYLDTLRVEPARLGGRAGLVGAARLALG; encoded by the coding sequence GTGACGGATCTGGTGCTGGCACTGGACGTCGGCGGCACCAAGGTCGCCGGCGCGCTGGTGGAACGGGGTGGCGCGGTGCGCCGGGCGGTGCGGGCGCCGACGCCGCTCGGGTCCGCCGAGGAGACGTGGGGCGCGGTGGCGTCCGTGGTCGAGCAGGTGCTGCGGGGCGAGGGCGTGGCCGGGGTCGGCATCGCGTCGGCCGGGCCGGTCGACCTGGGCGCGGGGACGGTGAGCCCGATCAACGTGCCGGGGTGGCGCGGTTTCCCGCTCCGGGACCGGGTGTCCGAGCTGTTGCCGGGCGTGCCGGTGGAGCTGGCGGGCGACGGGGCGTGCATGGCGCTCGGCGAGCACTGGCTCGGCGCGGGGCGTGGCAGCCGGTTCATGCTCGGGCTCGTGGTGAGCACCGGGGTCGGCGGCGGGCTGGTCCTCGGCGGGCGGCCGTTCGGCGGGCGGACCGGGAACGCCGGGCACGTCGGGCACGTGGTGGTCGAGCCGGACGGCGAGCCGTGCGCGTGCGGCGGGCGCGGGTGCGCGGAGGCGGTGGCGGGCGGGCCGCGGCTGGTGGCGTGGGCGCGGCGGCACGGCTGGCAGGCGCCGGACGACGCCGACGCGGCGCTGCTCGCGGCGGCGGCCGGCGCGGGTGAGGAGATCCCGAGGGCCGCGTTCGAGCGGGCCGGGCGGGCGGTCGGGCTGGCCATCGCGGCGACGGCCGCGGTGGTGGACCTGGACCTCGCGGTGGTCGGCGGCGGGGTGGCGCAGGCGGGGGACCTGCTGCTCGACCCGATCCGCCGGACCGTCGCCGACCACTGCGGACTGTCCTACCTGGACACCTTGCGGGTCGAGCCCGCCCGGCTGGGCGGCCGGGCGGGGCTCGTCGGTGCGGCGCGGTTGGCCCTGGGCTGA
- a CDS encoding amino acid ABC transporter ATP-binding protein, giving the protein MSDVVVEVTGLKKSFGPLEVLKGIDLSVNRGDVVCIIGPSGSGKSTMLRCVNLLEEPSGGRIVVHGVELTDPDVDIDRARAKIGMVFQSFNLFSHLSVLNNLTVAQRKVLKRDANQAQEVALRNLERVGLSDKVNAMPSQLSGGQQQRVAIARALSMDPDVMLFDEPTSALDPELVGDVLGVMRQLADEGMTMLVVTHEMQFAREVADRVLFMDGGYVVEEGPAEQVIGAPRHERTQSFLARVLDPTHQGPAGG; this is encoded by the coding sequence GTGAGCGACGTCGTGGTGGAGGTCACCGGGCTGAAGAAGTCGTTCGGCCCCCTGGAGGTGCTGAAGGGCATCGACCTGTCGGTCAACCGCGGTGACGTGGTGTGCATCATCGGGCCGTCCGGCTCGGGCAAGTCCACGATGCTGCGCTGCGTGAACCTGCTGGAGGAGCCGAGTGGCGGCAGGATCGTGGTGCACGGCGTCGAGCTGACCGACCCGGACGTCGACATCGACCGGGCCCGCGCCAAGATCGGCATGGTGTTCCAGTCGTTCAACCTGTTCTCGCACCTCAGCGTGCTGAACAACCTGACCGTCGCGCAGCGCAAGGTGCTCAAGCGGGACGCGAACCAGGCGCAGGAGGTCGCGCTGCGCAACCTGGAGCGGGTCGGGCTGTCGGACAAGGTGAACGCCATGCCCTCGCAGCTCTCCGGCGGCCAGCAGCAGCGCGTGGCGATCGCCAGGGCGCTGTCGATGGACCCGGACGTGATGCTGTTCGACGAGCCGACGTCCGCGCTCGACCCGGAGCTGGTCGGCGACGTGCTCGGGGTGATGCGGCAGCTGGCCGACGAGGGCATGACGATGCTCGTGGTGACGCACGAGATGCAGTTCGCCCGCGAGGTGGCCGACCGGGTGCTGTTCATGGACGGCGGCTACGTGGTCGAGGAGGGGCCCGCCGAGCAGGTCATCGGCGCGCCGCGGCACGAGCGCACGCAGTCGTTCCTGGCCCGCGTGCTCGACCCGACGCACCAGGGGCCCGCCGGGGGCTGA